The Amaranthus tricolor cultivar Red isolate AtriRed21 chromosome 6, ASM2621246v1, whole genome shotgun sequence genome has a segment encoding these proteins:
- the LOC130816115 gene encoding uncharacterized protein LOC130816115, with translation MLLKMDMNEKGAYFSRSNEFARNDNFGDTTLRLDCLGYGRSSGSQFLDTPMNSDDGCRLVLGLGPTLRAYSEDKQEKGSSSSLIQGLSGDGDSILKLGLSDESENMFGSLEISSTHTGMNSHADPQYVIPLIDEGSTSAKLSGGYIPSLLLAPKSACSQPRVQMWDMFDLGSKSSSELSQLGSEPSNTTSCTLGTISENSTTLTSVENRPLHSKRCRFMGCTKGARGSSGLCIGHGGGQRCQKPGCNKGAESRTAYCKSHGGGRRCQHLGCTKSAEGKTDHCIAHGGGRRCGYPGGCTKAARGKSGLCIRHGGGKRCKVEGCSRSAEGRAGLCISHGGGRRCQFPACTKGAQGSTMFCKAHGGGRRCIFAGCTKGAEGSTPLCKGHGGGKRCMFDGGGICPKSVHGGTNFCVAHGGGKRCSVPGCTKSARGRTDCCVRHGGGKRCKVENCGKSAQGSTDFCKAHGGGKRCCWGDGKCEKFARGRSGLCAAHTSMVQQRENRRGMIRAGLFHGIVSTTSSAIASSQDKNNSASLASVISESGDTLGRPAKRQHLIPPEVLVPLSMKSTSSYSVQTITGDQNNRCNVDNRRGNFEFLIPEGRVHGGDLMSLLGGNLGNAVHGI, from the coding sequence ATGTTGTTGAAGATGGATATGAATGAAAAGGGTGCATATTTCTCTCGCTCTAATGAATTTGCTAGAAATGACAACTTTGGGGATACCACTTTGCGGCTGGACTGCCTTGGCTATGGAAGAAGCAGTGGTTCCCAATTTTTGGATACACCCATGAATTCGGATGATGGTTGCAGGCTGGTTCTTGGATTGGGCCCGACACTGAGGGCATATTCAGAGGATAAACAGGAAAAAGGATCATCTTCATCGTTAATCCAAGGGTTGTCGGGTGATGGTGATTCAATCTTGAAGTTGGGACTTTCTGATGAATCTGAAAATATGTTTGGGTCACTGGAAATTTCTTCAACACATACTGGTATGAACTCACATGCTGATCCTCAATATGTTATTCCCTTGATCGATGAGGGCTCCACGTCTGCTAAGCTGTCAGGTGGTTACATTCCATCTCTTCTTTTGGCACCTAAAAGTGCTTGCAGTCAACCCCGTGTGCAGATGTGGGATATGTTTGATCTTGGCTCTAAATCCTCTTCTGAACTGTCTCAGTTGGGTTCTGAGCCTTCTAATACGACGAGTTGTACTCTGGGTACGATATCGGAGAATTCAACTACTCTTACATCTGTGGAAAATAGACCACTACATTCGAAAAGATGTCGTTTTATGGGATGTACAAAAGGAGCTCGTGGATCGTCGGGTTTATGTATTGGTCATGGTGGTGGGCAGAGGTGCCAAAAACCTGGTTGTAACAAGGGTGCAGAAAGCCGTACTGCTTATTGCAAGTCCCATGGAGGAGGCAGGAGGTGCCAGCACTTAGGATGCACTAAAAGTGCTGAGGGAAAGACTGACCACTGTATTGCTCATGGTGGAGGTCGTCGATGTGGGTATCCTGGAGGTTGCACCAAAGCAGCACGTGGGAAATCGGGGCTTTGTATTCGTCATGGTGGAGGTAAAAGATGTAAGGTGGAAGGATGCTCAAGGAGTGCTGAGGGCCGTGCTGGTCTTTGCATCTCTCATGGAGGTGGAAGGCGTTGCCAATTTCCAGCTTGTACGAAGGGTGCTCAAGGCAGCACTATGTTCTGCAAAGCACATGGAGGGGGAAGGCGGTGCATATTTGCTGGCTGTACGAAGGGTGCTGAGGGGAGTACTCCATTGTGCAAAGGACACGGTGGTGGTAAACGATGTATGTTTGATGGTGGAGGGATCTGTCCGAAAAGTGTTCATGGGGGCACCAACTTCTGTGTTGCTCACGGAGGCGGAAAGAGGTGTTCTGTTCCTGGGTGCACAAAGAGTGCACGTGGGCGCACTGATTGCTGTGTCAGGCATGGTGGTGGGAAGCGATGCAAAGTTGAAAACTGTGGAAAAAGTGCCCAAGGCAGTACCGACTTCTGCAAAGCCCACGGGGGTGGGAAACGATGCTGCTGGGGTGATGGAAAGTGCGAGAAATTTGCTCGGGGTAGGAGTGGACTATGTGCAGCTCATACTAGCATGGTTCAGCAACGAGAAAATAGGCGAGGAATGATTAGGGCTGGCTTGTTCCATGGGATCGTTTCAACGACCTCTTCCGCTATAGCCAGCAGCCAGGACAAGAACAATTCCGCATCTTTGGCGAGTGTTATATCTGAATCTGGAGATACATTAGGACGGCCAGCTAAACGACAACATCTCATACCCCCAGAGGTTCTGGTTCCCTTGTCGATGAAGTCTACCTCATCTTATTCCGTGCAAACAATAACGGGTGATCAAAACAATCGATGCAATGTCGATAATAGAAGAGGAAATTTCGAATTCCTGATTCCAGAGGGTAGAGTCCACGGTGGAGACCTGATGTCATTGCTCGGAGGAAATCTTGGTAATGCCGTGCATGGGATATGA